The following proteins are encoded in a genomic region of Lachnospiraceae bacterium KM106-2:
- a CDS encoding permease of the drug/metabolite transporter superfamily, which yields MTQKNKGILSILMAAFFFALMNIFVKASGDLPFIQKSFFRNLIAMMFAAGILIKQGGSFRWKKGNLPLLLLRSTFGFLGILGNFYAVDHLVVADASMLNKMSPFFGILFSAILLKERCSFKQAIAVIVAFIGGLFVIKPTFQNMEIVASLAGFGGGMAAGLAYTLVRALGKRKEHGPYIVFFFSAFSTIVALPYLLLNYAPMTGGQLLCLLGAGFAAAGGQFSITAAYCYAPAKDISIYDYSQIIFSAILGFFIFGQVPDKYSILGYVIIISMAVYIFIYNRRQSNELKENA from the coding sequence ATGACACAAAAGAACAAAGGTATTTTATCAATCCTCATGGCAGCTTTTTTCTTTGCGTTGATGAACATCTTCGTAAAGGCATCCGGCGATCTGCCATTTATTCAGAAGAGTTTCTTCCGTAATCTGATCGCAATGATGTTTGCCGCAGGGATTTTAATAAAACAGGGAGGTTCCTTCCGTTGGAAGAAAGGAAATCTACCGTTATTGTTATTACGATCCACATTTGGTTTCCTTGGTATTTTAGGAAACTTTTACGCAGTAGATCATCTTGTCGTTGCAGATGCGTCGATGCTTAATAAAATGTCCCCATTTTTCGGCATTCTATTTTCAGCGATCCTTTTAAAAGAACGTTGCTCCTTCAAGCAGGCGATCGCAGTTATTGTTGCATTTATCGGTGGATTGTTTGTAATTAAACCGACATTTCAGAATATGGAGATCGTGGCATCTCTTGCTGGATTCGGCGGCGGTATGGCAGCCGGACTTGCCTATACGTTAGTTCGTGCTTTGGGAAAGAGAAAAGAACACGGCCCATATATCGTATTCTTTTTCTCAGCGTTTTCAACTATCGTTGCCCTTCCTTATCTGTTACTAAACTATGCTCCTATGACAGGCGGACAGCTTTTATGCCTTCTTGGAGCAGGATTTGCAGCAGCAGGTGGACAATTCTCGATCACAGCGGCATATTGCTATGCACCGGCAAAAGATATTTCGATCTATGATTACTCTCAGATCATCTTTTCTGCGATCCTTGGATTCTTTATCTTTGGACAAGTTCCAGATAAGTATAGTATCTTAGGGTATGTGATCATAATAAGTATGGCGGTTTATATCTTCATCTATAACCGCAGACAAAGTAATGAATTAAAGGAGAATGCATAG
- a CDS encoding fliB domain protein yields MDGKTKEKWDALNLGEYVIKQEGSSLIQLNEQKKCPFLNEDKLCKLVIEHGADILSKTCTTFPREYHEYEGRTESSLMMACPVVVDLIRDQDKITFNEELSQMKEGELFELRNVILHILRDEKYDLGKSLMMIFYLLLENEEKGEGAYKDTLALRELSDAIDHMEFSKHDSFDERNELFLDLAENYRKEKLYVSYLEPIAVIAEQLSDSYTKEELVDKRAVFETKMSDFEPLFRNYLVAEVFHNSLMPESDLEGMIVMMQWISMEYASIRHSIFLSWMAQGEEEVSYEMVRQAIVILSRMTGYEEGDIYEYLENSFESLIWEWGYLALILG; encoded by the coding sequence GTGGATGGGAAGACTAAGGAAAAGTGGGATGCCCTAAACTTAGGTGAATATGTGATAAAACAAGAGGGTAGTTCTCTTATTCAACTAAATGAACAGAAGAAATGCCCTTTTTTAAATGAAGACAAATTATGTAAGCTTGTAATAGAGCATGGAGCTGATATCTTATCGAAGACATGTACTACATTTCCAAGAGAGTATCATGAGTATGAAGGAAGGACAGAATCTTCCCTTATGATGGCTTGTCCGGTTGTTGTTGATTTAATACGGGATCAAGATAAGATCACGTTTAATGAAGAGTTATCGCAAATGAAAGAGGGAGAATTATTCGAGCTTCGTAATGTGATACTTCATATTCTTAGGGATGAGAAGTATGATCTTGGGAAGAGCCTTATGATGATCTTCTATCTATTATTAGAGAACGAGGAAAAGGGAGAGGGAGCTTATAAAGATACACTGGCTCTTAGAGAACTTTCCGATGCTATCGATCATATGGAGTTTTCCAAACATGATTCTTTTGATGAAAGAAATGAATTATTCTTAGATTTAGCGGAGAATTATCGGAAAGAAAAACTCTACGTTTCTTACTTAGAGCCAATAGCAGTAATTGCAGAACAATTATCAGATTCTTATACAAAAGAGGAGTTAGTAGATAAGCGAGCAGTTTTTGAAACAAAGATGAGTGATTTTGAACCGCTATTTCGGAATTATTTGGTGGCAGAGGTGTTTCATAACAGCCTAATGCCAGAGTCCGATCTAGAAGGAATGATCGTGATGATGCAGTGGATCTCAATGGAGTATGCCTCCATCCGTCATTCCATCTTCTTATCTTGGATGGCGCAAGGGGAAGAGGAAGTCTCTTATGAGATGGTTCGTCAAGCTATCGTGATCTTATCTCGAATGACCGGTTATGAAGAGGGAGATATCTATGAGTATCTGGAAAATAGTTTTGAGAGTCTAATCTGGGAATGGGGATATCTTGCGTTGATTCTTGGATAA
- a CDS encoding nitrilase/cyanide hydratase and apolipoprotein N-acyltransferase, translated as MRVAAVHLDTKFADVSYNLTQAEKAIKEAKEDRVELLVFPEFFTTGFALDGAMLKAITASSHTLEWMKKMSKRSNIVLCGSYLCYYPKENKILNTFSIVMPDGTCYHHSKDIPTAIESLYYEKGDQISVFETSIGRIGVAMCWEQIRYQTVRRMIGKVDFVVAGSCWWNFCKEDGGKYYKAFHKKNQLMAEEAPEQFARLLGVPVIHASHAGGFMGKSMGRPKQTCKREILGFTEIVDESGNVLVRYEKETKPYVLVDIPLISLKSRKQKIPKFRYWIPDMPWGLKVGFYLSNHNSHKWYCQNTLKKVSKKQ; from the coding sequence ATGAGAGTTGCAGCAGTACATTTGGATACGAAATTTGCTGATGTATCCTATAATTTAACACAAGCAGAGAAAGCGATAAAAGAAGCAAAGGAAGATAGGGTGGAGTTACTTGTGTTTCCAGAATTCTTTACAACCGGTTTTGCATTAGACGGAGCCATGTTAAAGGCAATTACAGCTTCTTCCCATACGCTAGAGTGGATGAAGAAGATGAGTAAGCGTTCCAACATCGTATTATGTGGTTCCTATCTTTGTTATTATCCAAAAGAGAATAAGATTTTAAATACCTTTTCCATCGTTATGCCGGATGGAACGTGCTATCACCATAGTAAGGATATTCCTACCGCAATTGAATCATTATATTATGAGAAGGGGGATCAGATCAGTGTATTTGAGACATCCATAGGTCGGATCGGCGTTGCGATGTGCTGGGAGCAGATCCGTTATCAGACGGTCCGTCGTATGATAGGAAAAGTAGATTTTGTAGTAGCTGGATCTTGCTGGTGGAATTTCTGTAAAGAAGATGGAGGAAAGTATTATAAGGCTTTTCATAAGAAGAACCAGTTGATGGCCGAGGAGGCACCGGAGCAGTTTGCAAGACTTCTTGGTGTACCGGTCATTCATGCCAGCCACGCAGGTGGTTTTATGGGCAAGTCCATGGGAAGACCAAAACAAACTTGTAAGCGGGAAATCCTAGGTTTTACGGAGATCGTAGATGAGTCTGGAAACGTGCTAGTTCGATATGAGAAGGAGACAAAGCCTTATGTACTAGTAGATATTCCGTTAATTAGCTTAAAAAGCAGAAAGCAAAAGATCCCTAAATTCCGTTATTGGATTCCTGACATGCCATGGGGACTGAAAGTTGGGTTTTATCTATCGAATCATAATTCCCATAAATGGTACTGCCAGAATACATTGAAAAAAGTGAGTAAAAAACAGTAG
- a CDS encoding predicted metal-dependent membrane protease, CAAX amino terminal protease family yields MGQLKKRIRSYPVLFCVIYLILLNGLRVIVNRSLARIVSSSMGVMIGISVEYLVWLGITLMVIQKLGLMTSIRLQKKNMKEALIWAIPGGIYLLIMGWIYLRASFWSNPGLLFVSILNSICNGLMIEIIARGLMMNLMIQRWKGQRGYLIRAIVISSFLFVIARLLYPSQADAVTLSIQLFYAFLLGIFLGCIIVRGDNIWPAIFIQSAIDFIGGGAIVLMTESSSVLSAINAPWIESTAPILKVLLDNTILLVYPLVIYGVCILYWRKKRVGA; encoded by the coding sequence ATGGGACAATTAAAGAAAAGGATCCGATCTTATCCTGTACTATTTTGTGTGATCTATTTGATCTTACTAAATGGCTTGCGGGTAATTGTGAATCGATCTTTGGCTAGAATTGTGAGTAGTTCGATGGGGGTTATGATTGGAATCAGTGTGGAATACCTTGTGTGGCTCGGGATCACACTAATGGTCATTCAGAAGTTAGGACTTATGACTAGTATCCGGTTACAGAAAAAGAATATGAAAGAGGCTCTAATATGGGCGATCCCAGGTGGAATCTATCTTTTGATTATGGGATGGATTTATCTTAGGGCGAGTTTTTGGTCTAATCCTGGATTGCTTTTCGTATCAATTTTAAATTCTATTTGTAATGGATTAATGATAGAGATTATCGCTCGTGGACTTATGATGAATTTGATGATTCAGAGATGGAAGGGGCAAAGAGGATATTTGATTCGAGCCATTGTCATCTCAAGTTTTCTGTTTGTAATTGCCAGGCTCCTATATCCTAGTCAAGCAGACGCAGTAACATTAAGCATACAGTTATTCTATGCGTTCTTGCTTGGTATCTTCTTAGGATGTATTATCGTTCGGGGAGATAATATATGGCCGGCGATCTTTATTCAAAGTGCAATTGACTTTATTGGAGGAGGCGCAATTGTGCTTATGACGGAATCATCTTCCGTTTTAAGTGCGATCAATGCACCTTGGATTGAGTCTACAGCACCAATTCTTAAAGTGCTTCTGGATAATACTATCTTGCTGGTATATCCACTTGTAATCTATGGTGTGTGTATTCTTTATTGGAGAAAGAAAAGAGTGGGGGCATGA
- a CDS encoding predicted acetyltransferase, with protein sequence MYQILKTDGCNEDFKELCELLDENLDELVGRKFQRSQYAQYNTLENIHNVIIFYDGDKAIAAGSFKEYDDNTAELKRVFVRKEYRGKGLSKKLVKSIEQWANEEGYEKMILETGAPLVAAMGLYKRIGYQIIPNYGQYVTMKDSICMEKCLG encoded by the coding sequence ATGTATCAAATATTAAAAACAGATGGCTGTAATGAAGACTTTAAAGAATTATGTGAGCTATTAGATGAAAACCTAGATGAACTGGTAGGAAGAAAATTTCAACGGAGTCAGTATGCACAATATAATACGTTAGAAAATATCCATAATGTCATTATATTTTATGATGGGGATAAGGCCATCGCGGCGGGGAGTTTCAAGGAGTATGATGACAATACCGCAGAATTAAAAAGAGTCTTTGTCAGAAAGGAATACCGTGGAAAGGGATTATCAAAGAAACTGGTTAAAAGCATTGAACAGTGGGCGAATGAAGAAGGATATGAAAAGATGATCTTAGAGACGGGGGCGCCTCTTGTTGCAGCAATGGGACTTTATAAGAGAATCGGCTATCAGATCATTCCAAACTATGGACAGTATGTTACTATGAAAGATTCCATTTGCATGGAGAAGTGCTTGGGGTAA
- a CDS encoding acetyltransferase, GNAT family has protein sequence MKIEKKIEIILANNENCFIIKNMYPLYLHDLAGIHGTLPNQYGIFEEEEVKTLEEEYDMQQPWFEHPKELYPYLIKVDGIPAGFCLVGSGRYVPKEVDFYVYETFLMSPFRGKGIMGQVVCNIFERHHGKWMLYTHSTENNGRAQSFWKKTLTTYCNGNYTVTNQMIDGMPKLVYRFENEIE, from the coding sequence ATGAAAATAGAAAAGAAAATAGAAATTATATTAGCAAATAACGAGAATTGTTTTATCATTAAAAATATGTATCCTTTATATCTACATGACTTGGCAGGGATTCATGGTACATTACCGAATCAATATGGAATCTTCGAAGAGGAAGAGGTAAAGACGCTGGAAGAAGAGTATGATATGCAGCAACCATGGTTTGAGCATCCCAAGGAGCTGTATCCATATCTAATTAAGGTAGATGGAATTCCAGCAGGATTTTGTCTGGTAGGTAGTGGTCGTTATGTACCAAAAGAGGTAGACTTTTATGTATATGAGACATTTTTAATGAGTCCATTTCGTGGAAAAGGAATTATGGGACAAGTTGTTTGCAACATCTTCGAACGTCATCATGGAAAGTGGATGCTATATACGCATTCAACTGAAAATAATGGACGCGCACAGTCCTTTTGGAAGAAAACCTTAACTACATATTGCAATGGAAATTATACGGTCACGAATCAAATGATTGATGGAATGCCAAAACTGGTTTATCGATTCGAAAATGAAATCGAGTGA